In a single window of the Bradyrhizobium sp. ORS 285 genome:
- a CDS encoding MarR family winged helix-turn-helix transcriptional regulator, translating to MPASGSDPPIVRDLVLKVFETNGRLVDAGNELVRPAGLTTAWWQVLGALGYSPHPLPVAHIARNMGLTRQAVQRVVDLLIARGLVAFEANPHHQRAKLVVLTPAGRNALAAAEAAVAPLDRRILKRIGANRIATAIAVLSELNDVLAHDLHQRAPTGLLSAKDKS from the coding sequence ATGCCCGCCTCAGGTTCCGACCCGCCCATCGTCCGCGATCTCGTGCTCAAGGTGTTCGAAACCAATGGCAGGCTGGTCGACGCGGGCAATGAGTTGGTCCGGCCGGCGGGGCTGACGACGGCTTGGTGGCAGGTGCTGGGTGCGCTCGGCTACTCGCCGCATCCTCTGCCGGTGGCGCACATCGCGCGCAACATGGGCCTGACCCGCCAGGCGGTGCAGCGCGTCGTCGATCTCTTGATTGCGCGCGGCCTGGTCGCGTTCGAAGCCAATCCGCACCATCAACGCGCCAAGCTCGTGGTGCTCACGCCGGCAGGCCGCAACGCACTCGCAGCGGCCGAGGCCGCCGTGGCCCCGCTCGACCGCAGGATTCTCAAGCGGATCGGGGCGAACCGGATCGCCACCGCGATCGCGGTCTTGAGCGAGCTGAACGACGTGCTCGCACACGATCTCCATCAGCGCGCGCCGACGGGCCTGCTATCAGCAAAGGACAAGTCATGA
- a CDS encoding FAD-dependent monooxygenase, which translates to MTTVANDHYDTDVIIIGGGPIGLTTACALAHHGVSFRLFEKRREHKPYSRANNLWARPQELLASIGLRDALAEKSYRITQINTLLNGRPVNPIDIADVASPYGRVLYSGQDVIEATLESQVAARGGQVERGVCVTGFEQDAQGVTVTVATASERDDDKTEGPSRRLRCRYLIGADGGEGFVRRQLGFDFVPEKLPNCMNRQVDAKLSWRRSTDKDHLWFFYYPRGFCGVLPVWEGYHRLFFLADDTGIPDRDPTLEEMQAIAREVTQDETLTLTDPIWLTHSRFQHGAAPHHAKGRVFLVGDSGHLSLPIGGQGMNAGLHDAVGLAWRLAMVLNGAAEPVLLDSYDEERGGEHRRLDGQQKRGFDNSVYRGPLKDAAMDLAARVLPNIGALIQGSADLQQLTVAYPTSPLNEDHLSGFGDLIRRRAPKAGERAPDANVIAADGASTTIFAHLYNPDGRSWGWSLLAFDGRQADAMPELRRACAAAKPWAWLRPRLVLAAAVPGPDDPTVLSDLDGVAHASYGIGSEAALVLVRPDGHIAFRGAADQPERLVAYCRRLFRDQSAERRSVVTPGAGEELCHGA; encoded by the coding sequence ATGACGACGGTTGCTAACGACCATTACGATACGGATGTCATCATCATCGGCGGCGGACCGATTGGCCTCACCACGGCCTGCGCGCTCGCCCACCATGGCGTCAGCTTCCGCCTGTTCGAGAAACGACGCGAGCACAAGCCCTATTCGCGAGCCAACAATCTGTGGGCACGGCCGCAGGAGCTGCTTGCGAGCATCGGCCTGCGCGATGCCCTGGCCGAGAAATCCTACCGGATCACGCAGATCAACACGCTGTTGAACGGTCGGCCGGTCAACCCCATCGACATTGCAGATGTGGCGAGTCCCTACGGGCGGGTGCTGTACAGCGGACAGGACGTGATCGAGGCCACGCTGGAGTCGCAAGTCGCGGCGCGCGGCGGCCAGGTCGAACGCGGCGTTTGCGTGACCGGGTTCGAGCAGGATGCGCAAGGTGTCACCGTCACGGTTGCGACGGCGAGCGAACGGGACGACGACAAGACCGAAGGGCCGAGCCGGCGGCTGCGCTGCCGCTATCTGATCGGGGCCGACGGCGGCGAGGGGTTCGTGCGCCGGCAACTGGGCTTCGACTTCGTGCCCGAGAAGCTGCCCAACTGCATGAACCGTCAGGTCGATGCAAAGCTGAGCTGGCGGCGATCGACCGACAAGGATCATCTGTGGTTCTTCTACTATCCGCGCGGCTTCTGCGGCGTGCTGCCGGTGTGGGAGGGCTATCACCGGCTGTTCTTCCTTGCCGACGATACCGGAATTCCCGACCGCGATCCCACGCTCGAGGAGATGCAGGCGATCGCGCGCGAGGTGACGCAGGACGAGACGCTGACGCTGACCGATCCGATCTGGCTGACGCACAGCCGCTTCCAGCACGGCGCCGCGCCGCATCACGCCAAGGGGCGCGTCTTCCTCGTCGGCGATTCCGGGCATTTGTCGTTGCCGATCGGAGGGCAGGGCATGAATGCCGGCCTGCACGATGCCGTCGGCTTGGCATGGCGGCTCGCCATGGTGCTCAACGGCGCGGCCGAACCCGTTCTGCTCGACTCCTACGACGAGGAGCGGGGCGGAGAGCATCGCCGGCTCGACGGCCAGCAGAAGCGCGGCTTCGATAACAGCGTCTATCGCGGGCCGCTGAAAGACGCGGCCATGGACCTTGCCGCCCGGGTGCTGCCCAATATCGGCGCACTGATCCAGGGTAGCGCCGACCTGCAGCAATTGACCGTTGCCTATCCCACGAGCCCGCTGAACGAGGATCACCTCAGCGGTTTCGGCGACCTCATCCGGCGCCGCGCTCCCAAGGCGGGCGAGCGCGCGCCCGATGCGAATGTGATTGCGGCGGACGGCGCCTCGACGACGATCTTCGCGCATCTCTACAATCCAGACGGCCGGAGTTGGGGCTGGTCGTTGCTCGCGTTCGACGGACGACAGGCCGATGCCATGCCTGAGCTGCGCAGGGCCTGCGCCGCGGCGAAGCCATGGGCATGGTTGCGACCGCGGCTGGTTCTCGCCGCTGCCGTTCCCGGGCCTGATGACCCGACGGTGCTGTCCGATCTGGATGGCGTTGCCCACGCCTCGTATGGCATCGGCAGCGAAGCCGCCCTGGTACTTGTCAGGCCCGACGGGCACATCGCCTTTCGCGGCGCTGCGGACCAGCCGGAGCGTCTGGTTGCCTATTGTCGCAGACTGTTCCGGGATCAGTCAGCCGAACGCAGGTCAGTCGTCACTCCGGGCGCCGGTGAAGAGTTGTGTCATGGGGCGTGA
- a CDS encoding DUF4174 domain-containing protein has protein sequence MRRYLLTTALLAGFIAMPHPSDASLLDPYRWKNRVLVVTGPDDDDTQQQRRIYKAAKAGMSERAIVLLEAVDDSVASRQLRAALSSDNRRFTVTLIGKDGHTALASHTPISAEDLFKRVDAMPMRQDEMRRARPR, from the coding sequence ATGCGACGGTATCTGCTCACGACCGCACTCCTCGCAGGCTTCATCGCCATGCCGCACCCAAGTGACGCCTCACTGCTCGACCCGTACCGATGGAAGAATCGCGTCCTGGTCGTGACCGGCCCCGACGACGACGACACGCAGCAGCAACGCCGGATCTACAAAGCCGCCAAAGCCGGCATGTCCGAGCGCGCGATCGTGCTGCTCGAGGCTGTCGACGACAGCGTCGCCTCCCGCCAGCTTCGCGCGGCGCTCAGCAGCGACAACCGCCGCTTCACGGTCACTCTGATCGGCAAGGACGGCCATACCGCGCTGGCCTCTCACACGCCGATCTCGGCCGAGGACCTGTTCAAGCGCGTCGATGCGATGCCGATGCGGCAAGACGAAATGCGACGGGCGAGGCCTCGGTAA
- a CDS encoding nucleoside deaminase, protein MPNLKTDEHFMQEAIKVATQDGADPSLSPIGCVIVLGSDIIAAERNHVAAKHDATAHAEIEAIRAAGRGFDDGELRGATLYTTLQPCGMCTMASIWSKVGRIVFGAGREDVHQMYFEARHVDTLKFVANAYRDDITIEGGVLRESCSKLYYRPWDDVPIEDQGNR, encoded by the coding sequence GTGCCGAACCTGAAAACCGACGAGCATTTCATGCAGGAGGCGATCAAGGTCGCCACGCAGGATGGTGCAGACCCTTCGTTGTCGCCGATCGGCTGCGTGATCGTGCTGGGCTCCGACATCATCGCGGCCGAACGCAATCACGTCGCCGCCAAGCACGACGCCACGGCGCATGCCGAGATCGAGGCGATCCGCGCCGCTGGCCGCGGCTTCGACGACGGCGAGCTGCGTGGCGCCACGCTCTACACCACGCTGCAGCCCTGCGGCATGTGCACCATGGCCTCGATCTGGAGCAAGGTCGGCCGCATCGTGTTCGGCGCCGGCCGCGAAGACGTGCACCAGATGTATTTCGAGGCCAGGCATGTCGACACGCTCAAATTCGTCGCCAACGCCTATCGCGACGACATCACGATCGAAGGCGGCGTGCTGCGCGAGTCCTGCAGCAAGCTGTATTATCGTCCCTGGGACGACGTCCCGATCGAGGACCAGGGCAACCGCTAG
- a CDS encoding PA2169 family four-helix-bundle protein, giving the protein MAADGLKTLHTSLVDARNGYQEAADDAETPALKALFAEMIALKERDHAELHDALRRMGETPDESGSFMSTVHQTVIRVRAAVTGLGTHALSSFVSGEEQILGQYDDALQECAGDAATTATLARQRESLQAKITQMKQLAA; this is encoded by the coding sequence ATGGCTGCAGACGGCCTGAAGACACTGCACACGTCCCTGGTTGATGCGCGCAACGGCTATCAGGAAGCCGCTGATGACGCCGAGACGCCGGCGCTCAAGGCGCTGTTCGCCGAGATGATCGCGCTCAAGGAGCGGGATCACGCCGAACTGCACGACGCGCTGCGGCGGATGGGCGAGACGCCGGACGAGTCCGGCTCCTTCATGTCCACGGTGCACCAGACCGTGATTCGCGTTCGCGCCGCGGTGACCGGCCTCGGCACCCATGCGCTGTCGTCCTTCGTCAGCGGCGAGGAGCAGATCCTCGGCCAATATGACGACGCACTGCAGGAGTGCGCCGGCGACGCCGCCACCACCGCCACGCTGGCTCGGCAGCGCGAGAGCCTGCAGGCGAAGATCACCCAGATGAAACAGCTCGCAGCCTGA
- a CDS encoding RbsD/FucU family protein yields MLKGLDPLLNADVLYALRAMGHGDRLVICDTNFPADAIARQTAFGELLRIDNVSAARAVQAVLSVLPLDTFVDDAAVRMEVVGQPEEVTEVQQEVQAAIDAAEGRPWPLVGVERYAFYEMAKSTYCVIATGERRFYGCFIFSKGVIPPEVA; encoded by the coding sequence ATGCTCAAGGGTTTGGATCCGCTGCTCAATGCCGACGTGCTCTATGCGCTCAGGGCGATGGGGCATGGCGACCGCCTGGTGATCTGCGACACCAACTTTCCGGCGGACGCGATCGCGCGGCAGACCGCGTTCGGCGAGCTGCTGCGCATTGACAATGTCAGCGCGGCGAGGGCCGTTCAGGCAGTGCTGTCGGTGCTGCCGCTCGACACCTTCGTGGACGATGCCGCCGTGCGGATGGAGGTCGTTGGCCAGCCGGAGGAGGTGACCGAGGTGCAGCAGGAGGTGCAGGCGGCGATCGATGCGGCCGAAGGCAGGCCGTGGCCGCTGGTCGGCGTCGAGCGCTACGCGTTCTACGAGATGGCCAAGTCGACCTATTGCGTGATCGCCACCGGCGAGCGCCGCTTCTATGGCTGCTTCATCTTCAGCAAGGGCGTGATCCCGCCGGAGGTGGCGTGA
- a CDS encoding GNAT family N-acetyltransferase — protein MEHDSVTLEVADKRDLPAFKQELQEAFSVALMDEIGAVPEQAIPSCDDIEQSFTAPGAVTYHLLLNGSRVGGVVLTIDPVSHRNSLDLFYISVRQHSRGVGQRAWRAIEARYPDTRVWQTFTPYFEKRNIHFYVNKCGFRIVEYYNAHNPLPHRPPLEGMPDDGDFFRFEKIMREER, from the coding sequence TTGGAACACGACAGCGTCACCCTTGAGGTCGCGGACAAGCGGGATCTCCCGGCCTTCAAGCAGGAATTGCAGGAGGCCTTTTCCGTCGCATTGATGGACGAGATCGGCGCAGTGCCCGAGCAGGCGATCCCGTCCTGCGACGATATCGAGCAGTCGTTCACCGCGCCAGGCGCTGTGACCTATCATTTACTGCTGAATGGGAGCCGCGTCGGCGGCGTCGTCCTGACCATCGATCCGGTCTCGCATCGCAACTCGCTCGACCTGTTCTACATCTCGGTCCGGCAGCATAGCCGCGGCGTCGGCCAGCGCGCATGGCGGGCGATCGAGGCGCGCTATCCCGACACCAGGGTGTGGCAGACGTTCACGCCCTATTTCGAGAAGCGCAACATCCATTTCTACGTCAACAAATGCGGCTTTCGGATCGTCGAATACTACAACGCCCACAACCCGCTGCCGCATCGGCCGCCGCTCGAGGGCATGCCCGACGACGGCGACTTCTTCCGCTTCGAGAAGATCATGCGAGAGGAGCGTTGA
- a CDS encoding M20/M25/M40 family metallo-hydrolase yields the protein MSVDTAAATDRLMRFLAVQGVTGQEKAIGREIMAALKQAGVPAKAMRFDDANTRIALPTETGNLIVDLPGRGSLKDQPRLMFMTHMDTVPLCAGAQPKISGRKIVNQAKTALGGDNRCGCGILVTLAAELIRERLDHPPITLLFCVREESGLHGARHVDLDMLGAPKMAFNFDGSSASSITIAAVGADKWEVEIFGRASHAGVAPERGISATMILAFALAEVKAGGWFGKVVQGKGKDAKLGTSNVGPVTGGEGRPAGDATNVVTDYVHVVGECRSHDAKFVREISNAYKAAFEKAAKQVTNSDGKSGRVKFKAVTEFPPFQIKETLPVVKRATAAVIDIGATPALRAGNGGLDANWMVRHGIPTVTFGTGQNEPHTIDEWINRDEYDRACALAVRLATMG from the coding sequence ATGTCCGTCGACACCGCCGCCGCCACCGATCGCCTGATGCGCTTTCTCGCCGTGCAGGGCGTCACCGGACAGGAGAAGGCGATCGGGCGCGAGATCATGGCGGCGCTGAAGCAGGCCGGGGTGCCGGCGAAGGCGATGCGGTTCGATGACGCGAACACGCGCATCGCCCTGCCGACCGAGACCGGCAATTTGATCGTCGACCTGCCCGGCCGCGGCAGCCTGAAAGACCAGCCGCGACTGATGTTCATGACCCACATGGACACGGTGCCGCTGTGCGCCGGCGCGCAGCCGAAGATCTCGGGCCGCAAAATCGTCAACCAGGCCAAGACCGCGCTCGGCGGCGACAACCGCTGCGGCTGCGGCATCCTGGTGACGCTGGCCGCCGAGCTGATCCGCGAGAGGCTCGATCATCCGCCGATCACGCTGTTGTTCTGCGTGCGCGAGGAAAGCGGGCTCCACGGCGCGCGCCACGTCGATCTCGACATGCTCGGCGCGCCCAAGATGGCGTTCAATTTCGACGGCAGCTCGGCATCCAGCATCACCATCGCCGCGGTGGGCGCCGACAAATGGGAGGTCGAGATCTTCGGCCGCGCCTCGCATGCCGGCGTAGCTCCAGAGCGCGGCATCAGCGCCACCATGATCCTCGCCTTCGCGCTCGCCGAGGTCAAAGCCGGCGGCTGGTTCGGCAAGGTGGTGCAAGGCAAGGGCAAGGACGCGAAGCTTGGCACCAGCAATGTCGGGCCGGTCACCGGCGGCGAGGGCCGCCCGGCGGGCGACGCCACCAACGTCGTCACCGACTATGTCCATGTCGTCGGCGAGTGCCGCAGCCACGATGCGAAGTTCGTCCGCGAGATCAGCAACGCCTACAAGGCCGCATTCGAAAAGGCCGCCAAGCAGGTCACCAACAGCGACGGCAAGTCCGGCCGCGTCAAGTTCAAGGCGGTGACGGAGTTTCCGCCGTTCCAGATCAAGGAGACCCTGCCCGTCGTCAAGCGCGCCACCGCCGCCGTCATCGACATCGGCGCGACGCCGGCGTTGCGCGCCGGCAATGGCGGCCTCGACGCCAACTGGATGGTCCGCCACGGCATCCCCACCGTCACCTTCGGCACCGGACAGAACGAGCCGCATACGATCGACGAGTGGATCAACCGCGACGAATACGACCGCGCCTGCGCGCTGGCGGTGCGGCTGGCCACGATGGGGTGA
- a CDS encoding HlyD family efflux transporter periplasmic adaptor subunit, producing MPDHPVRRRIAQGAACPRREARRQEHCFENLNTAFGPGAIINRAASRHIGTTSMKVTRHPSRTATQAMPSWERAVVGQQGSGGTRMVILHKEHSPEDARATAPASAGRALRPLAGLGLIVGMLVALWWMVDYVTVGQYLVHTDDAYVGGNEVPVRSAVPGRVRELLVTDHQEIALGQLLARIEPRDADTATVALNDVVAPVAGVVTMGGLHVGDAVTSDRSMMAVVAPGEPHITAVLAVSEITYVAIGQAVTIEVPDLPSVRLYGHVADAEWIGEATGSPNGEDRVALKIRLLKAVLPAGLKPGMAVGATILTGLTGTERMVSQILQDKAQGSCRCGQDLQHASVRRRI from the coding sequence ATGCCCGACCATCCCGTCCGGCGTCGCATCGCGCAAGGGGCTGCTTGCCCCCGACGCGAGGCGCGTCGACAGGAGCATTGTTTCGAGAACCTGAACACCGCATTTGGTCCCGGCGCCATTATCAACCGGGCCGCGAGCCGCCACATCGGCACCACGAGCATGAAGGTCACGAGACACCCGTCGAGGACGGCAACGCAGGCGATGCCGTCGTGGGAGCGAGCGGTGGTCGGACAGCAAGGATCGGGCGGAACCCGGATGGTCATTCTGCACAAGGAGCACTCGCCTGAGGATGCGCGAGCGACAGCGCCTGCGTCTGCGGGCCGTGCGCTGCGGCCGCTCGCCGGGCTCGGCCTGATCGTGGGTATGCTCGTCGCGCTGTGGTGGATGGTCGACTACGTGACCGTCGGCCAATATCTCGTCCACACCGACGACGCCTATGTCGGGGGGAACGAAGTCCCGGTCAGGTCAGCCGTGCCCGGCCGGGTCAGAGAGCTGCTCGTGACCGACCATCAGGAGATCGCCCTCGGACAGCTTCTTGCGCGCATCGAGCCCCGCGACGCGGACACAGCGACGGTGGCGCTGAACGACGTCGTCGCTCCCGTCGCCGGCGTGGTGACGATGGGCGGTCTCCATGTCGGCGACGCCGTCACGTCAGACCGGTCGATGATGGCGGTGGTCGCGCCGGGCGAGCCCCACATCACCGCTGTCCTCGCTGTCTCCGAGATCACCTATGTCGCGATCGGACAGGCGGTTACGATCGAGGTGCCGGACCTGCCGTCCGTCCGGCTCTATGGACATGTGGCAGATGCCGAATGGATCGGTGAAGCGACGGGCTCGCCAAACGGTGAAGACCGGGTCGCACTGAAGATCCGCCTGCTGAAGGCTGTCCTTCCCGCCGGATTGAAGCCGGGCATGGCCGTCGGCGCGACCATTCTCACCGGCCTGACCGGGACAGAGCGGATGGTCTCGCAGATCCTGCAGGACAAGGCGCAGGGGAGCTGCCGCTGCGGGCAGGACCTCCAGCATGCGTCGGTGCGGCGGCGCATCTGA
- a CDS encoding alpha/beta fold hydrolase: MPCTPLPADEIRPRRIDGLNSRGAIYFLPWGMGFTTARWLGLVGGHDWQACYRLPDAMVSPDPEVCAGCIAAIEGDVIRLAARNGPPSRLVGFSLGSVPATLMAGRLGRPVWSFASADRGELMIWSSPAARGIRREAERRGFRRDDFAAALHRYNPIHWIDRVAPDSRLVVGRFDRMVPRARGQALLDRARRRIVGDHLVELPLGHVAVLAASGFLQRRWLRADATRR; encoded by the coding sequence ATGCCCTGCACTCCGCTTCCCGCCGACGAGATCCGCCCCCGACGCATCGACGGCCTCAACTCGCGCGGCGCGATCTACTTCCTGCCCTGGGGCATGGGCTTCACCACCGCGCGCTGGCTTGGCCTCGTCGGCGGACATGATTGGCAGGCCTGCTACCGGCTGCCGGATGCGATGGTCAGCCCCGATCCCGAGGTGTGCGCGGGCTGCATCGCAGCCATCGAAGGCGACGTGATCCGGCTCGCCGCGCGCAATGGCCCGCCCTCGCGGCTGGTCGGCTTCAGCCTCGGCAGCGTGCCGGCCACCTTGATGGCCGGCCGGCTCGGTCGACCCGTCTGGAGCTTCGCCTCGGCCGATCGCGGCGAACTGATGATCTGGTCGAGCCCGGCCGCGCGTGGCATCCGCCGCGAGGCCGAGCGGCGCGGCTTTCGGCGTGACGATTTCGCCGCAGCGCTTCACCGCTACAACCCGATCCACTGGATCGACCGCGTCGCGCCCGACAGCCGCCTCGTCGTCGGCCGCTTCGACCGGATGGTGCCGCGCGCCCGCGGTCAGGCGCTGCTCGATCGTGCCAGGCGCCGCATCGTCGGCGATCATCTCGTCGAGCTGCCGCTGGGCCATGTCGCGGTGCTCGCGGCGAGCGGCTTCCTGCAACGGCGCTGGCTGCGCGCGGATGCGACACGGCGCTGA
- a CDS encoding acyl-CoA carboxylase subunit beta — protein sequence MKDILDTLEERRKGAKLGGGEKRIEAQHARGKLTARERIELLLDKGSFEEFDMFVEHRSTEFGMEKNKIPGDGVVTGWGTVNGRKTFVFAKDFTVFGGSLSETHALKITKLQDMAMKARAPIIGLYDAGGARIQEGVAALAGYSYVFRRNVLASGVIPQISVIMGPCAGGDVYSPAMTDFIFMVKNTSYMFVTGPDVVKTVTNEVVTAEELGGASVHATRSSIADGAFDNDVETLLQMRRLIDFLPSNNSDGVPEWPSFDDIERVDMSLDTLIPDNPNKPYDMKELILKVVDEGDFFEIADLFAKNIVTGFGRIAGRTVGFVANQPMVLAGVLDSDASRKAARFVRFCDAFNIPIVTFVDVPGFLPGTAQEYGGLIKHGAKLLFAYSQCTVPLVTVITRKAYGGAFDVMASKEIGADMNYAWPTAQIAVMGAKGAVEIIFRADMADPEKIAARTKEYEDRFLSPFIAAERGYIDDVIMPHSTRRRIARALAMLRDKKMEMPAKKHDNLPL from the coding sequence ATGAAGGACATCCTGGACACCCTCGAGGAGCGGCGTAAAGGCGCCAAGCTCGGCGGCGGCGAGAAGCGCATCGAGGCGCAGCATGCCCGCGGCAAGCTGACCGCCCGCGAGCGCATCGAGCTGCTGCTGGACAAGGGCTCGTTCGAGGAGTTCGACATGTTCGTCGAGCACCGCTCGACCGAATTCGGAATGGAAAAGAACAAGATCCCCGGCGACGGCGTCGTCACCGGCTGGGGCACCGTCAATGGCCGCAAGACCTTCGTCTTCGCGAAGGACTTCACCGTGTTCGGCGGCTCGCTGTCCGAGACCCACGCGCTGAAGATCACCAAGCTGCAGGATATGGCGATGAAGGCGCGCGCGCCGATCATCGGGCTCTATGATGCCGGCGGCGCCCGCATCCAGGAGGGCGTCGCGGCGCTGGCGGGCTACTCCTACGTGTTCCGCCGCAACGTGCTGGCCTCCGGCGTGATCCCGCAGATCTCCGTCATCATGGGCCCGTGCGCCGGCGGCGACGTCTATTCGCCGGCCATGACCGACTTCATCTTCATGGTGAAGAACACCAGCTACATGTTCGTGACCGGCCCTGATGTCGTGAAGACCGTCACCAACGAGGTGGTCACGGCGGAAGAGCTCGGCGGCGCCTCGGTGCATGCGACGCGCTCCTCGATCGCCGACGGCGCTTTCGACAATGACGTCGAGACGCTGTTGCAGATGCGCCGGCTGATCGACTTCCTGCCGTCGAACAATTCGGACGGCGTGCCGGAATGGCCGAGCTTCGACGACATCGAGCGCGTCGACATGTCGCTCGACACGTTGATCCCCGACAATCCGAACAAGCCCTACGACATGAAGGAGCTGATCCTGAAGGTCGTGGACGAGGGCGACTTCTTCGAGATCGCCGACCTCTTTGCCAAGAACATCGTCACCGGCTTCGGCCGCATTGCGGGGCGCACCGTCGGCTTCGTCGCCAACCAGCCGATGGTGCTGGCCGGCGTGCTCGACAGCGATGCCTCGCGGAAAGCTGCGCGCTTCGTCCGCTTCTGCGACGCCTTCAACATTCCGATCGTCACCTTCGTCGACGTGCCGGGCTTCCTGCCGGGCACCGCGCAGGAATATGGCGGCCTGATCAAGCACGGCGCGAAGCTGCTGTTTGCATATTCGCAGTGCACGGTGCCGCTCGTCACCGTCATCACCCGCAAGGCCTATGGCGGCGCCTTCGACGTCATGGCCTCGAAGGAGATCGGCGCCGACATGAACTACGCCTGGCCGACGGCGCAGATCGCGGTCATGGGCGCCAAGGGCGCGGTCGAGATCATCTTCCGTGCCGACATGGCCGACCCGGAGAAGATCGCCGCCCGCACCAAGGAGTACGAGGACCGCTTCCTGTCGCCGTTCATCGCCGCCGAGCGCGGCTATATCGACGACGTCATCATGCCGCACTCCACCCGCCGCCGCATTGCGCGGGCGCTCGCCATGCTCCGCGACAAGAAGATGGAGATGCCGGCGAAGAAGCACGACAATCTGCCGCTCTAA
- a CDS encoding alpha/beta hydrolase, producing the protein MSRTDACRTVLRIGLVVMLAAALAGAASADETVTVGGSRVALIKPASVRASVILLPGGDGAINVGERGDIHGLLGNQLVRTRNAYAARGLAVMVADTSTDLKAAIDYMAAIKRPVTVIGTSRGTIRAAEGIARGARPDALVLTSGFLSPESGSSSNVMSILGSPSALPRTLVIHHTSDACKFTLPAGVDPFIKWSGGRARVKWLSGGAEEGDPCQARGHHGFNGLDGQVVSLAAGFR; encoded by the coding sequence ATGAGCAGAACGGACGCGTGTCGGACGGTCCTGCGGATCGGACTGGTAGTGATGCTGGCGGCTGCTTTGGCCGGTGCAGCCTCCGCCGATGAGACCGTCACGGTCGGCGGCTCGCGCGTGGCGCTGATCAAGCCGGCTTCGGTGCGGGCTAGCGTCATCCTGCTGCCCGGCGGCGATGGCGCCATCAATGTCGGCGAGCGCGGCGACATTCATGGCCTGCTTGGCAACCAGCTGGTGCGCACCCGCAATGCCTATGCCGCGCGCGGCCTCGCGGTGATGGTCGCCGACACCAGCACCGACCTGAAGGCCGCAATCGACTACATGGCGGCCATCAAACGCCCCGTCACGGTGATCGGCACCAGCCGCGGCACGATCCGCGCGGCAGAGGGAATTGCGCGCGGCGCCCGCCCGGACGCGCTGGTCCTGACCTCCGGCTTTCTCAGCCCAGAGTCTGGGAGCTCATCGAACGTGATGTCGATCCTCGGCTCGCCGTCGGCGCTGCCGCGGACACTGGTCATTCATCACACCAGCGACGCCTGCAAGTTCACGCTGCCGGCCGGCGTGGATCCCTTCATCAAATGGTCCGGCGGGCGCGCCCGCGTGAAGTGGCTGTCCGGCGGCGCGGAGGAGGGCGATCCCTGCCAGGCCCGCGGCCATCATGGCTTCAACGGTCTGGATGGGCAGGTGGTGTCGCTCGCGGCGGGATTTCGCTGA